The DNA sequence GCGGGAAATCCAAACGGTATGGAAGCAAATCTGGTTCCTAAGGCTGGCTTTGATTTTGTACCCATTGAAATTCAGGGTTTCCGCCGCCAGATCAATGCCGAGAATATCCGGCACAATGTTAAATCCGCTTGCCTGCTGCTCACCAGCGGCGCCAAGGCCAGAAAGATTCTCGCCGATTTTGCTCCCAATGTAGTGATGGGAACCGGCGGTTACGTCAGCGGGCCGGTGCTCCGGACCGCTTCGCAAATGGGCATCAAAACCCTGACTCACGAGCAGAACGCTTATCCCGGTGTCACCACCAAGCTGCTGACCCGGTATGTGGATACAGTTCTGTTGGCCGTGGGCAAGGCTAAGGAGCATTTGCCTGAGGGGAAAAATTATGTTGTAACCGGCAACCCCATCCGGGAGGAAATCCTTTTGGCCGATCGGGCCAAAACTCGTTCGGAAATGAAAATTGGGGACAGGCTCTGTATTCTGAGCTTTGGCGGCAGTCTGGGTGCCCAGCGCATCAATGAGGCCATTGCCGATGTGACCGCTTGGCACTGGAAAACTGGCCGTGTACATCATATTCATGCAACCGGGCAGTATGGTACCGAGCTTTTTCCGGCACTGCTGCGGGAGCGCAAGGTGGGCTTTGAGGGCAATCCCCATCTGGATATCCGGGAGTATATCGATAACATGCCAGATTGTCTGGCGGCGGCTGATTTGGTGATCTGCCGGGCTGGGGCTATTTCTATCAGCGAGCTGGAGGCGGCAGGCAAAGCGTCTATCCTGATTCCCTCTCCCAATGTGGCCGAGAACCACCAATACCACAACGCCATGGTTCTGGGCAGCCAGAATGCCGCTGTTGTGCTGGAAGAAAAAGACCTGACTGGGCAGGTTCTCTGTGGCATTGTGCAGGAGTTGGAGCATGACCGGCAAGAACTGGAAAATCTTGGGAAAAACGCGTCTAGGCTTGCGATTGTGGATGCCTGTGACCGCATTTGGGCGGAAATCAAAGCACTGGTTGAATAAAATCCCTGCCGGGCGGCAGTACAGGCTTTTTAATGAAACTCTGCGGAGGAACTCTCAAAAATGTCTTATAGATTTATGTTAAAAAAGGTTTTAAATGCAAAACCCGTGGTTAATGGGGTATATTTGACACAAAAAAGAAAAAACAGGCCAATTATCACCACTTTCTTTTACTTTGCATAGTATGTTTTGCAGGGAAAATTTTAAGGAGAGACTGCACTGTCCTCTGCGTTCCGACACCGGGAGCCGGTGGGCTCGTTTCCTTGCAATGTTATGAAAGGGTGGGAATCCATGGCTAAATACTACATACAGGGCGGCAACAGGCTGGATGGCCAGCTGTCTGTACATGGTGCAAAAAATGCGGTGCTTCCTATATTGGCGGCAGCGCTGCTGACAGATGAATGCGTCCTGCACAACTGTCCTCATCTGACCGATGTCACGGCGGCCTGCAATATTATGAACTACCTGGGCAGCACAACGATACGCCAGGGGGATACTGTGGTCATCCGGTCGGGTGAAATGACCAGCCACGATATTCCCGATGACCTGATGCGTGAAATGCGCTCCTCTGTTATTTTTTTGGGGGCGATTATTGCCCGCTGCAAAAGGGCGAGAATCTCACTGCCCGGCGGCTGTGAACTGGGGCCCCGCCCCATTGATATGCATTTGGCAGCGCTGGAAAAGCTGGGCGTTACCATCACCGAGGATCATGGCTACCTTGACTGCACAGTAAAAGGGAAACTCCGTGGAACCAGCATATCCCTTCCTTTCCCCAGTGTGGGTGCAACCGAGAACATTATGCTGGTTGCCTGCACCGCTGAGGGAGATACCGTTATCCATAATCCGGCCCGGGAGCCGGAAATTGAAGACTTGGCAAACTTCCTGAACAAAGCCGGAGCCAATATTTCCCTGCGGGAAAACGGCACCATCCACATTCAAGGTGTGCCCAAACTGGGCAAGCTGGAATACCGTGTCATCCCCGACCGTATTGCGGCGGCTACCTATCTTTGCTGTGCTGCCATTACCGGCGGCAGTGTTCTGCTGCGGGATGTAGTCCCTCAGCATTTAATGGCCATTTTCCCGATTTTGGAGGAAATGGGCTGCACCCTAGGCTGGAATGGCGATACCATTTCCCTGACCGCTCCCAAGAGGCTGAGACCGGTTCGCAGTGTGCGCACCATGCCGTATCCCGGCTTCCCCACCGATGCACAGTCACCGGTGATGTCTTTGGCTACCTTGGCGGAGGGGACCTCTGTTTTTGTTGAGAATATTTTTGAAAACCGTTATAAGCAAGCTGGCGAGCTGGCTCGTATGGGCGCCAACATCAAGGTGGAGGGCCGTGTGGCCATCATTCAGGGTGTTGAACAGCTGCACGCTGCAACCGTGGTATGCACCGATCTGCGGGGAGGGGCTTCTCTCTGCGTGGCGGCGCTGGCTGCCGAGGGAACCAGCGAGATCACCCATATCCACCATATTGAGCGTGGATATCAGGATTTTGAAAGAAATCTCACTTTGCTGGGAGCAAGCATCCGCAAAGCGTGATTCGACATAAAAACGACTTCGGGGAAGGTAAACTGGATATGGCACAGCCTAAGCGTTCCAATCGAATATCCGCTCAGTCTGCCAACAGGACACGTCGCGTCCGAAAGCGGCGGGGAAGAATGACGCTGCATTACATACTGATTGCGTTGTTTCTGTTGGCGGGGGGGGCTGTGCTGTCTCTGACTGTGTTTTTTAAAGTGGCGGAAATTTCTGTTGTGGGAACGGACAAGTATTCCAGCCAGGAGATCATCGCCGCCAGCGGGCTTAAACTGGAAGAAAATCTTTTCCGGGTTGATACCAAAGCAGTCCGTGAAATTCTCATGGAGCGGTTCCCTTATATTGAGCAGGTTTATGTCCGCCGGCGTCTGCCTCCCAAGGTGGAAATTGAAATTGTTCAGAGCACACCGGTGGGAGCGGTTGCAGATGGCGAAAACTATGTTTTGATCAGCAAAAACGGCAAGCTTTTGGAAAGAGGAATCCTGTTTATACCGGTGGATATTCCCCTCATAACCGGGGTGGATGTGGGTCAGGTAGCCGTGGGACAGCCTCTGGGAGAAGAAGCGGCCGAGCAGATGAAAATGCTGGAATATCTTTTTGCAGCTATGGAAGAAAGCGGGTTCAAAAACATCACCAACGTGGATCTCAGCGATCGGCTGAACATGCGGGTGGTCTATCAGGATCGGATTCTTTTGGAGCTGGGCAGTGAGGCGGATTTGGCCTATAAGCTGACCTTTGTGGAGGCAGTTCTCCGGGATAAGCTGGGGCCGGACGAGCAGGGTGTGCTGGATGTTACAGCCGCATCCAAGAAAAAGGCGGTTTTCCGCGCAGGAAATATTCACCAGACTGGAGAGATTACAGGCGGCAGTCAAGGGTTGGAGGAACCTGTTGAGATCCAGCTGGATGGGCAGTCAGAAGGGGAATCCCAGCCTTCGGCGGCAAGCTGAGGGGATGCTTAATGCTGTGCCGTTTTTCAAATAAATACCTGTATAGAACTTGAAATTTCTTGTGAAATTTGGTACAGTATTGAGAGTATAGGTTTTATGCCCAAACCACATTGTGGGAATAGAAGGAAATGCATTCTAGGAGGGGCTTTGATGCTGATGAATTTTGACATGGATAACGATACCGAAAAGGTTGTATCGATAAAGGTTATAGGAGTTGGCGGCGGCGGCGGAAACGCCGTAAACCGCATGATTGAATCGGGGCTGAAAAGCGTCGAGTTTATTTCAGTCAACACCGATAATCAGGCACTTCAGTTTTCCCGGGCCAATCACAGGCTGAATATCGGGGAGAAGCTCACCAAAGGTAAAGGGGCCGGCGGTCTTCCGGAACGGGGCCAAAAGGCCGCTGAGGAAAACCGTGAAGAGATTGCAGCCGCTCTCAAAGATGCCGATATGGTGTTTATCACCGCCGGTATGGGCGGTGGCACAGGAACTGGTGCCGCTCCCATTGTGGCTGAAATTGCGCACGAAATGGGAATACTTACTGTGGGCATTGTGACCAAGCCCTTTGTTTTTGAAGGCAAACGGCGCATGGAACAGGCCGAAGCGGGTGTATTCGCTCTTAAAGAGAGTGTGGATGCGCTTTTGGTCATACCCAATGAAAGGCTTAAGCTGATTTCAGATCAGAAGATTACCCTGAAAAACGCCTTTTCTGCGGCAGATGATGTACTTAAGCAGGGTGTTCAGAGCATCAGTGACCTGATCAACATTCCCGGCGTGGTCAATCTGGACTTTGCCGACGTCACCTCGGTCATGAAAGATGCGGGCTACGCACACATGGGAGTGGGACGAGCTCAGGGCAAGGATAAGGCACAAGTTGCCGCCAGTCAGGCAATTTCTTCTCCGCTGCTGGAAACCTCCATTCAGGGGGCCAGAGGTGTTATCATCAACATTACAGCATCCCCGGATATTGATCTGGAAGATATCGATATGGCCAGCTCCATGATTCACAGTCAGGCACATCCGGATGTCAACCTGATCTGGGGTGCCGCCTTTGATGAAAAGATGCAGGATGAGATGGTGGTTACCGTGATTGCTACCGGCTTTGATGAGGTTAATACCAAGACCGTGGCTTATTCGGCACCCGGCAAGGGGGCTGCCGCTGCCAGCACATCGGCGCCTTCCTTCTCACATGCAGGTGCAAAGGCCGTTGCCGCCAGTGTTGAGGCTGAGCCTGAGGCGGATGAAGATGACGACCAGGGCTTCTTTGATATTATGACCATCTTCAACAATAAGCGTTGAATTTCAGCTCCTGAATCTTCTGGATTTGGGAGCTTTTAAATTGGCCTTTAAAATGACTATCAAGGCCTTTATTTAGCCTAAATTATCCTGTTGGTTATTGTTGCTCAACTTAATTGGAGACGTTTTGGTAAAGTTGTGTTGACTTTTGAACGATTCTTTATTAAAATGGGAATGCAAGGCAGTGCATGTGCAGAAAGCTCTTTGCCGACACTGCCGCTTACAAACACAAACCTTTATAACAGGGAGAGATTACTATGCCGATCGTCAATATGAAGCAAATGCTGGCAGATGCAGCCGCTGGTGGATATGGAGTAGGTTGCTACAGCACTCTGAATCTGGAAATGACTATGGGAGCCATCAAAGCTGCTGAAGAGACCAATACCCCTATCATGATTCAGGTTCCGGAGATGCGCGCTGCCCATTCGCCTTTGCATATGATTGTGCCGCTGTGTGTTTCGGCTGCAAAAGCTTCTAAGGTGGATATCTGCGTCCATTTTGATCACGGCGCAACTGTCGAAAATATTCAGAAGGTTCTGGATATGGGTATGACTTCGGTTATGATCGATAAATCCCACTCTCCTCTGGACGAAAATATTGCCATCACCAAGGATGTCATTGCCCGCGCCCATAAGGTAGGCGCCACTGTTGAAGCCGAGATCGGCTGCATTGGCCGCACTGAGGAAGGTATGGATTCTCCCGTTGTTTATTCCGATGTTGATCAGTGTATCCGCATGGTTGAAGAAACCGGCATTGATGCTCTGGCTGTCGGTATCGGCAATATTCATGGTGTATATATGTCCGAGCCTAAGCTGAACTTTGAAGTTCTCCAGAACATCGCCAAAAGCGTTAATGTTCCTCTGGTTCTTCATGGCGGCAGCGGTATTTCTCCTGAGGATTTCCGTGAGTGCATCAAGTATGGCATTCGCAAAATTAACATTGCCACCGCCAGCTGGCAGGCAATGATCCACCATGCCCGGGAATATCTTGCTGATCCCAAAGCCAACTTCTTTGGCCTGAACGAGGCGCTGGTTGCCGGAACCTACGAGCAGGTTATGATCCACAATAAGGTTTTCAGCATGAAATAAGGGCTGACCGCCTTTGTTCTTTGCTGGGAAATACTTCTGAAGGGAAGAATCGCCAATGCCCAGAGATTTTGATAAAACTCCAATGGAAAACGGCATGCAGATTGTCTGCCGTGAGGATGGAATCCACGAGAATATGCTGATGGATATTACTGTTTATCAGCTTGAAAAAGGGAGCAGCAAGGAGTTCCTGCTGCCCACTAAGGAAACGGCTGTCCATCTTTTTGCGGGCGATGTGACCTTTCAGTGGGAGGGGCAGTCCGCAGAGGCTACCCGTACATGGATTTTTGATCTGAAATCCTATACGCTGCATGTTTGCAAGGGCGTTCAGGTGGTTGTAACTGCCAACACCGACAGCGAGATTATGGTGATCTCCACAACCAATGACCGTACCTTTGCTTCTAAGCTCTATACGCCCGATGATCTGATCACCGGCACCACCTTCCCCGATAAGTGGGATGGCGCTGCCCGCCGGGATGTCAGCACCGTGTTTGATTATGACAACGCCCCCTA is a window from the Oscillospiraceae bacterium MB08-C2-2 genome containing:
- a CDS encoding FtsQ-type POTRA domain-containing protein — its product is MTLHYILIALFLLAGGAVLSLTVFFKVAEISVVGTDKYSSQEIIAASGLKLEENLFRVDTKAVREILMERFPYIEQVYVRRRLPPKVEIEIVQSTPVGAVADGENYVLISKNGKLLERGILFIPVDIPLITGVDVGQVAVGQPLGEEAAEQMKMLEYLFAAMEESGFKNITNVDLSDRLNMRVVYQDRILLELGSEADLAYKLTFVEAVLRDKLGPDEQGVLDVTAASKKKAVFRAGNIHQTGEITGGSQGLEEPVEIQLDGQSEGESQPSAAS
- a CDS encoding ketose-bisphosphate aldolase — its product is MPIVNMKQMLADAAAGGYGVGCYSTLNLEMTMGAIKAAEETNTPIMIQVPEMRAAHSPLHMIVPLCVSAAKASKVDICVHFDHGATVENIQKVLDMGMTSVMIDKSHSPLDENIAITKDVIARAHKVGATVEAEIGCIGRTEEGMDSPVVYSDVDQCIRMVEETGIDALAVGIGNIHGVYMSEPKLNFEVLQNIAKSVNVPLVLHGGSGISPEDFRECIKYGIRKINIATASWQAMIHHAREYLADPKANFFGLNEALVAGTYEQVMIHNKVFSMK
- a CDS encoding 5-deoxy-glucuronate isomerase; its protein translation is MPRDFDKTPMENGMQIVCREDGIHENMLMDITVYQLEKGSSKEFLLPTKETAVHLFAGDVTFQWEGQSAEATRTWIFDLKSYTLHVCKGVQVVVTANTDSEIMVISTTNDRTFASKLYTPDDLITGTTFPDKWDGAARRDVSTVFDYDNAPYSNLVVGEVINARGRWAGYIPHIHPQPELYYYRMDHPNGFGAAFIGDDVYKITDRSFSAIPTNKSHPTVAAPGYRLGYIWVIRHLDGNPWLKTRNDEPAHEWLLDVE
- the murG gene encoding undecaprenyldiphospho-muramoylpentapeptide beta-N-acetylglucosaminyltransferase, with translation MSVKILFACGGTAGHINPAIAVASHIRRKQPGASILFAGNPNGMEANLVPKAGFDFVPIEIQGFRRQINAENIRHNVKSACLLLTSGAKARKILADFAPNVVMGTGGYVSGPVLRTASQMGIKTLTHEQNAYPGVTTKLLTRYVDTVLLAVGKAKEHLPEGKNYVVTGNPIREEILLADRAKTRSEMKIGDRLCILSFGGSLGAQRINEAIADVTAWHWKTGRVHHIHATGQYGTELFPALLRERKVGFEGNPHLDIREYIDNMPDCLAAADLVICRAGAISISELEAAGKASILIPSPNVAENHQYHNAMVLGSQNAAVVLEEKDLTGQVLCGIVQELEHDRQELENLGKNASRLAIVDACDRIWAEIKALVE
- the murA gene encoding UDP-N-acetylglucosamine 1-carboxyvinyltransferase; translation: MAKYYIQGGNRLDGQLSVHGAKNAVLPILAAALLTDECVLHNCPHLTDVTAACNIMNYLGSTTIRQGDTVVIRSGEMTSHDIPDDLMREMRSSVIFLGAIIARCKRARISLPGGCELGPRPIDMHLAALEKLGVTITEDHGYLDCTVKGKLRGTSISLPFPSVGATENIMLVACTAEGDTVIHNPAREPEIEDLANFLNKAGANISLRENGTIHIQGVPKLGKLEYRVIPDRIAAATYLCCAAITGGSVLLRDVVPQHLMAIFPILEEMGCTLGWNGDTISLTAPKRLRPVRSVRTMPYPGFPTDAQSPVMSLATLAEGTSVFVENIFENRYKQAGELARMGANIKVEGRVAIIQGVEQLHAATVVCTDLRGGASLCVAALAAEGTSEITHIHHIERGYQDFERNLTLLGASIRKA
- the ftsZ gene encoding cell division protein FtsZ, yielding MNFDMDNDTEKVVSIKVIGVGGGGGNAVNRMIESGLKSVEFISVNTDNQALQFSRANHRLNIGEKLTKGKGAGGLPERGQKAAEENREEIAAALKDADMVFITAGMGGGTGTGAAPIVAEIAHEMGILTVGIVTKPFVFEGKRRMEQAEAGVFALKESVDALLVIPNERLKLISDQKITLKNAFSAADDVLKQGVQSISDLINIPGVVNLDFADVTSVMKDAGYAHMGVGRAQGKDKAQVAASQAISSPLLETSIQGARGVIINITASPDIDLEDIDMASSMIHSQAHPDVNLIWGAAFDEKMQDEMVVTVIATGFDEVNTKTVAYSAPGKGAAAASTSAPSFSHAGAKAVAASVEAEPEADEDDDQGFFDIMTIFNNKR